One window from the genome of Paraconexibacter algicola encodes:
- the phoU gene encoding phosphate signaling complex protein PhoU encodes MAESRTHFTEELARIEEAGLGGLQIVVGQIDRTLEALQHQDVELATQVIHDDDRVDGRYLEVHQSILSLLALQAPVAGDLRLVAALLHVVKHMERMGDQCVNICKLLPLLGHEPPVDEEIQTKILRMGQLARSEVVQARQAFSMRDVGLAEDILRQDEEINQINRELFRRAIRIGTDEDAREWGMTMAMIARALERIGDNAVDIGEQTAFVVTGLFREFSDSSHPTQRLDR; translated from the coding sequence ATGGCAGAGTCGCGCACGCACTTCACCGAGGAGCTCGCCCGCATCGAGGAGGCCGGACTCGGCGGCCTGCAGATCGTCGTCGGGCAGATCGACCGCACGCTCGAGGCGCTCCAGCACCAGGACGTCGAGCTGGCGACCCAGGTCATCCACGACGACGACCGCGTCGACGGCCGCTACCTCGAGGTGCACCAGTCGATCCTGTCGCTGCTCGCGCTGCAGGCCCCGGTCGCCGGGGACCTGCGGCTCGTCGCCGCGCTCCTGCACGTCGTCAAGCACATGGAGCGCATGGGCGACCAGTGCGTGAACATCTGCAAGCTCCTGCCGCTGCTTGGCCACGAGCCGCCGGTCGACGAGGAGATCCAGACGAAGATCCTGCGCATGGGCCAGCTCGCCCGGTCCGAGGTCGTCCAGGCCCGGCAGGCGTTCTCGATGCGCGACGTCGGTCTGGCGGAGGACATCCTGCGCCAGGACGAGGAGATCAACCAGATCAACCGCGAGCTGTTCCGCCGCGCGATCCGCATCGGCACCGACGAGGACGCCCGCGAGTGGGGGATGACGATGGCGATGATCGCCCGCGCCCTCGAGCGGATCGGCGACAACGCGGTCGACATCGGCGAGCAGACGGCGTTCGTCGTCACCGGGCTGTTCCGGGAGTTCTCGGACTCCTCGCACCCCACGCAGCGCCTCGATCGCTGA